DNA from Brucella melitensis bv. 1 str. 16M:
GGTTGCCCACAGTCGCCATGGGGGTGCTCGGGGCGTTTATCTCGCCCTTGGCAGCAGCCAGTCTGCTGATCGTGCTTTCGTTCGCCACCAATCTCTGGCAACTCTGGCGGGGTCGGCATTCCGTCCTGTCCTGCGACGTCTATGGCCGATGATGCTGGCAATCGGCATAGGAACATTGTCAAGCGCGGCCTGGCTTGCCGGCGGTGCGGCAGCACGATCCGTTCTCACGATCGGCGCTATTTAGCACTGATAATCAGTGCTAAATAGCGTTCAAAGTCACAGAGCCGGGCATTTTCGCTTTCTGTCAGGCCGAATGCTGATGTGCGGGCTTGCGAAGCTCTGTTTGTGATTTGCGGAGCACAAAATAGACCCCGCCGCCAATCGCTACGCCGAAGAACCAGCCATAGGTTGCCCACCAGGTGGGCAGGATATTGGTGGCCATAGGCAGCACGGAAGAGAACAAGGCGCCAATTGCAAAGGCGATGAAGGCCCGGATATTCCAGCCGTTGTGGAACCGGAATTCACCGTTTTCCTGATAGAGGTCAGCCACGTTCAGCTCCCTGCGGCGGAGCAGATAATAGTCAACCATCATGATTCCGAAGATTGGTCCCATGGTGGAACCGAGGAAATTGACGAAATGCGCCGCACCCGTTTCCCATGGTGCGAACGGATAGAGGATCAGCGCGATCAATGCTGCAACGACACCGCCGCGCTTGAACGAGACTTTCTGCGGGAATGTGTTGGAGAAATCGAAAGCAGCCGAAACGAAATTGGCGACCACATTGATGCCGAGCGTTGCAACGGTAAAGGTCAGCGCGGCAAGGAGCGCGAGGAACCAGCTGTCGAATTTTGCGGAAATCTGGTCCGGGTGAAGCAGAACTTCGCCATAAACGGTGAAAGCCGCGGTCGTGGTGACGCCGGCAACGAGGCAGAAGGCCAGAAGGTTGATCGGCAGGCCCCATAGGTTGCCACGGCGCAAGGATGCTTCATCCTTGGCATAACGCGAAAAGTCACAGAAGTTCAGATAGAGTGCTGCGAAATAGGTGATCCAGGTGGCCGCAACGGCGGCAAGGGCTGCAAAAGACCCCGGTTCTCCCGTGACGCCCGCATCTTTCGTTTTCTCAAGGAGCACATCGCGCGGGATTTCGCTGCCAAAAGAGAATGTGCCGGCTTTAACGACCAGATAGATAGCCAGAATCAGCATCATGATCCAGACAGCCGGACCGGCCCAGTCCTGAAACTTGCGCACGGTTTCCATGCCCCGCTGGATGATGAGAAGCTGGGCGGCCCAAACCAGAATGTAGCAGATGACTTCGAGGGTCGAGTGGCCGAGAAGATGGCTGTTCTGGTGAAAGGCCAGGATAGTGTCATTGCGGATAAGAAGCGCGACCACAGCACCCGACGCGGCGGCTGTTTGCGCACCATACCAGAAACAGGCGACCACGCCGCGCACGAGCGCCGGAAAATTGGCGCCGAACGTGCCGAAAGAGGCGCGCCAATACCGGGAAAGGCACGCCGGTGCGTACGCCTGCATTGCCCACCAGGCTCATCAGGAAGAAGATAACGAGCGATCCGGCGCCAATGGCTATGACGAAGTTCAAGAAGCTGCCGCAAAGAAGAAACAGGCTTGCGGCAAGGTAATAGCCCCAGAGGCTATGAACATCCGATGTCCAGACGTTGAAAATGCTGAAGGCGCCCCATTTGCGCTCTTCGGCCGGCGCCAGATCCTCATTATACAATGAGGGCGATGGATTTTTGATTGTCATAGGGTTCCCACTTTTAGTATTAGCTTTTTTAGTTGTTTACAATTTAAACTTTATTGTTAACAATAACTCTCGCATAGTCCCGGGCGGATGGCTATGAAAATTTATGACAGGGCGTGACAAATCCCGTGGAATGGGGTATGTGGCTGCCGGTTCGGGAAAACCCGACATCCGAAAACCAATAAATGGTGCAACGCTCCTGCCTGTTTCGGGCATAGCCGCACGGCCAGCGATGCCTGGCGGCGAGTGCAGAGCGCTCTGACTGTTTGAGAAGAATTCAGAAGGAGTACGACGATGACCGATATTATTCGTCAGCTTGAAGCCGAACAGGCAGCAAAGATTGAAGAAAAGCGCAAGCTTCCCGATTTTCAGCCGGGCGACACCGTTCGCGTCCAGGTTCGCGTGACCGAAGGTACGCGTACCCGTGTGCAGGCCTATGAAGGCGTTTGCATTGCCCGCTCCGGCGCTGGCCTCAACGAAAACTTCACCGTTCGCAAGATTTCCTATGGCGAAGGCGTCGAGCGCGTTTTCCCGGTTTACTCGCCGATCGTAGAAGGCGTGGAAGTGGTTCGCCGCGGCAAGGTTCGTCGCGCGAAGCTCTACTATCTGCGCGGCCTTACCGGCAAGGCAGCCCGTATTGCCGAAAAGAAAGACAACCGCACCAAGGCCGAGCGCGCAGCAGACAAGCTTGCCGCTGCCAAGGCCGAGGCTGCCAAGACGGCTGCTGAATAAGATTCACACAAGCGATTTTCAAAAGGCGGCCTCTGGCCGCCTTTTTTATTTTCCAAACCGAAAGCGTGGTGTAATATCAGGCATAAAACTGCCCGCTTTCTGAAAGATTATTACTGCGATACCCTGTTGCGGTTTCTGTTTCTTGACGAAAAGCGGTGGCAGGTGCATATGACAGCCTGGAATTAAGAACCGTTCAAAGGAACCCTCGCAATGAGCGCGCCGCGTACACTTTATGACAAGATTTGGGATGACCATGTAGTGGATCAGCAGGAAGACGGCACCTGCCTCCTTTATATTGATCGCCATCTTGTGCATGAAGTGACGAGCCCGCAGGCCTTTGAGGGGCTGCACATGGCAGGCCGCCCGGTGCGCCACCCGGAAAAGACGCTTGCCGTGGTGGACCATAACGTTCCGACGTCGCCCGACCGCATCAATGGCATCCAGAACGAGGAAAGCCGCATCCAGGTCGAGGCACTGGCCAGGAATGCCGCCGATTTCGGCGTCGAATATTATTCCGAACGCGACAAGCGCCAGGGCATCGTGCATATCGTCGGGCCAGAGCAGGGCTTCACCCTGCCGGGCATGACCATCGTTTGCGGTGACAGCCACACTTCCACCCACGGCGCTTTCGGTGCGCTTGCACATGGCATCGGCACATCGGAGGTGGAGCATGTGCTCGCCACCCAGACGCTGATCCAGAAAAAAGCCAAGAATATGCTGGTGCGCGTTGACGGCAAGTTGCCGGCGGGCGTGACCGCCAAGGATATTGTTCTGGCGATCATTGGCGAGATCGGCACGGCAGGCGGCACCGGCTATGTCATCGAATATGCGGGCGAAGCCATTCGCTCGCTGTCGATGGAAGGCCGCATGACGATCTGCAACATGTCGATCGAGGGCGGCGCGCGTGCCGGTCTTATCGCTCCCGACGAGACGACGTTTGAATATATCAAGGGCCGCCCGCGTGCTCCGCAGGGCGAAACGCTGGAACAGGCGATCAATTACTGGAAGACGCTGCATTCGGATGAAGGGGCGCATTTCGACAAGATCGTGACGCTCGACGCCGGCAGCCTGCCGCCCATCGTTTCCTGGGGTTCTTCGCCGGAAGACGTCGTTTCCGTCACGGGGGTCGTGCCCAATCCGGACGATATCGCCGACGAAACCAAGCGTGCCTCCAAGTGGCGTGCGCTCGACTATATGGGCCTGAAGCCCGGCACGAAAATCACGGATATCGCGGTTGATCGCGTCTTCATCGGTTCGTGCACCAATGGCCGCATCGAAGACCTTCGCGCTGCCGCCAAGGTCGTGGAAGGCAAGAAGGTTGCCCCGACCGTCAATGCCATGATCGTTCCGGGTTCGGGTCTCGTAAAGGAACAGGCGGAAGCCGAAGGCCTGCACAAGATTTTCATTGAAGCCGGTTTCGACTGGCGCGAGCCGGGCTGCTCCATGTGCCTTGCGATGAACGATGACCGGCTGAAGCCGGGCGAGCGTTGCGCTTCGACCTCGAACCGCAATTTCGAGGGCCGTCAGGGCTTCAAGGGTCGTACGCATCTGGTATCGCCAGCAATGGCTGCGGCGGCTGCAATTGCCGGTCACTTCGTCGATATTCGCGCGTGGAAGTGAGCACAACCCCGCATAAAGTTTGAAAAGACCGCCGGTTGATCCCGGCGGTCTTTTCGTTTTCCGTCACGACAGATCGGTCGCACATATATCTTAACGAGGCGCTTTACCTGTATCGTCCGCGCTGGCTACAATCGCCTTGCACCGCTTACCCGATTTGGCTTGCCGTGCCTGATTTTCTCGGGCGCGCAAGGCCGGGGCGATCGGGGTGGTTGCAGCGTTCTGTTCCCATAAAAACGCCCTAACAAGGAAACGTTGAATGACCAAAGATCATGCCGTCGATATTGCACTTCTTCATTTGCGCGACGCCCATGAATTTGCGCCGCTGCTTGCAAGCTATGCGCAGGCACTGAAACGCGGTGCGCCACGCCGGCCGGATGATTTTTATGCCGAGCATCTGCTTCAGGATCGCGCAGCAGAAGCACTTGGTGCCCGTGTCGACGGCAATCTGGTCGGCTTTGTCATCTTCTATGATCTGCCTGAACCCGTCACTGGCCTGCGCGCCGGGCAGGTAGATCACATCTATGTCCATCATGACCATCGCGGCAAAGGCATCGCCAAGGCGCTTATCGATGTGCTGGCCGACAAAGCCGAAGAGCGTAGCTGGTCGAAGCTTGTCCTCAATGCGCCGCGTGTACCCGAAGACGGCCGCAAGCTCTATGAACAGATCGCGGCGGCTGCGGACTGGTCGAGCTATGTGATTCGATTCGGCAATTAAGCCGGC
Protein-coding regions in this window:
- a CDS encoding GNAT family N-acetyltransferase; its protein translation is MTKDHAVDIALLHLRDAHEFAPLLASYAQALKRGAPRRPDDFYAEHLLQDRAAEALGARVDGNLVGFVIFYDLPEPVTGLRAGQVDHIYVHHDHRGKGIAKALIDVLADKAEERSWSKLVLNAPRVPEDGRKLYEQIAAAADWSSYVIRFGN
- the rplS gene encoding 50S ribosomal protein L19, with protein sequence MTDIIRQLEAEQAAKIEEKRKLPDFQPGDTVRVQVRVTEGTRTRVQAYEGVCIARSGAGLNENFTVRKISYGEGVERVFPVYSPIVEGVEVVRRGKVRRAKLYYLRGLTGKAARIAEKKDNRTKAERAADKLAAAKAEAAKTAAE
- the leuC gene encoding 3-isopropylmalate dehydratase large subunit, which codes for MSAPRTLYDKIWDDHVVDQQEDGTCLLYIDRHLVHEVTSPQAFEGLHMAGRPVRHPEKTLAVVDHNVPTSPDRINGIQNEESRIQVEALARNAADFGVEYYSERDKRQGIVHIVGPEQGFTLPGMTIVCGDSHTSTHGAFGALAHGIGTSEVEHVLATQTLIQKKAKNMLVRVDGKLPAGVTAKDIVLAIIGEIGTAGGTGYVIEYAGEAIRSLSMEGRMTICNMSIEGGARAGLIAPDETTFEYIKGRPRAPQGETLEQAINYWKTLHSDEGAHFDKIVTLDAGSLPPIVSWGSSPEDVVSVTGVVPNPDDIADETKRASKWRALDYMGLKPGTKITDIAVDRVFIGSCTNGRIEDLRAAAKVVEGKKVAPTVNAMIVPGSGLVKEQAEAEGLHKIFIEAGFDWREPGCSMCLAMNDDRLKPGERCASTSNRNFEGRQGFKGRTHLVSPAMAAAAAIAGHFVDIRAWK